Proteins from a genomic interval of Geodermatophilus obscurus DSM 43160:
- a CDS encoding DUF501 domain-containing protein, with protein sequence MTEPITPEEREVVARQLGRPPRALRAVAHRCPCGQPDVVQTSPRLEDGTPFPTLYYLTCPRAGAAASRLESTGRMREWQADLGTDPELAAGYRAAHEAYLAERDALGELPTRTTAGGMPDRVKCLHALAAHALAAGPGVNPVGDRAVAEMGQWWANGPCVRTPEDDGRASTAGSASDRGAERGRSRAGDEERA encoded by the coding sequence GTGACGGAACCGATCACGCCGGAGGAGCGGGAGGTCGTGGCCCGCCAGCTCGGGCGGCCGCCGCGTGCCCTGCGCGCGGTGGCGCACCGCTGCCCCTGCGGCCAGCCCGACGTCGTGCAGACCTCCCCGCGGCTGGAGGACGGCACCCCGTTCCCGACGCTGTACTACCTGACCTGCCCGCGGGCCGGCGCCGCGGCCAGCCGGCTGGAGTCCACCGGCCGGATGCGGGAGTGGCAGGCCGACCTGGGCACCGACCCGGAGCTCGCCGCCGGCTACCGCGCGGCCCACGAGGCCTACCTGGCCGAGCGCGACGCGTTGGGCGAGCTGCCCACCCGCACCACCGCCGGCGGGATGCCCGACCGCGTCAAGTGCCTGCACGCACTGGCCGCCCACGCGCTCGCCGCCGGCCCGGGGGTCAACCCGGTCGGCGACCGCGCCGTGGCCGAGATGGGGCAGTGGTGGGCCAACGGCCCCTGCGTCCGCACTCCCGAAGACGACGGCCGAGCGAGCACCGCAGGGAGCGCCAGCGACCGAGGAGCGGAACGAGGCCGGAGTCGAGCCGGAGACGAGGAGCGAGCATGA
- a CDS encoding Ppx/GppA phosphatase family protein, producing MTRVAAIDCGTNSIRLLVADVPPEGAHTGLLRRMEVVRLGQGVDATGRLAPEAIERTRVVLAQYAAQARELGATAVRMVATSASRDAANRADFEGMVLATLGQLPDVVPGDEEARLSFLGATASLDAAVAAHGQPRPRPPYLVVDIGGGSTEFVLGDAGGVRAARSVDVGCVRLTERHLHGDPPSADEIQRAEADIRAALADVAAAVPVGEAATLVGLAGSVTTVAALALGLPAYDPMAIHGSRIPVSAVRAVTAGLLTATRERRAAYPVMHPGRVDVIGAGSLILRVLMDAFALDDVVVSEHDILDGIALQLARGAVRGSPR from the coding sequence ATGACCCGCGTCGCCGCGATCGACTGCGGCACCAACTCCATCCGCCTGCTGGTGGCCGACGTCCCGCCGGAGGGAGCGCACACCGGCCTGCTGCGCCGGATGGAGGTCGTGCGGCTCGGCCAGGGCGTCGACGCCACCGGCCGGCTGGCGCCCGAGGCCATCGAGCGCACCCGGGTGGTGCTGGCGCAGTACGCCGCGCAGGCCCGCGAGCTCGGCGCGACCGCGGTGCGCATGGTCGCCACCAGCGCCAGCCGGGACGCCGCCAACCGCGCCGACTTCGAGGGGATGGTGCTGGCCACGCTGGGTCAGCTGCCCGACGTCGTCCCCGGCGACGAGGAGGCGCGGCTGTCCTTCCTCGGGGCCACCGCCTCGCTGGACGCCGCCGTCGCCGCACACGGCCAGCCGCGGCCGCGCCCGCCGTACCTGGTGGTCGACATCGGCGGCGGGTCCACCGAGTTCGTGCTCGGCGACGCCGGCGGGGTGCGCGCGGCCCGGTCGGTCGACGTCGGCTGCGTGCGCCTCACCGAGCGGCACCTGCACGGCGACCCGCCGTCGGCCGACGAGATCCAGCGCGCCGAGGCCGACATCCGCGCCGCGCTGGCCGACGTGGCCGCCGCCGTCCCGGTGGGGGAGGCCGCGACCCTCGTCGGCCTGGCCGGCTCGGTGACCACCGTCGCCGCGCTCGCCCTCGGGCTGCCGGCCTACGACCCGATGGCCATCCACGGCTCGCGCATCCCGGTGTCCGCCGTCCGCGCGGTGACGGCCGGGCTGCTCACCGCGACGCGGGAGCGGCGCGCCGCGTACCCGGTCATGCACCCGGGCCGGGTCGACGTCATCGGCGCCGGCTCGCTCATCCTGCGGGTGCTCATGGACGCCTTCGCGCTCGACGACGTCGTGGTCAGCGAGCACGACATCCTCGACGGCATCGCGCTGCAGCTGGCCCGCGGAGCGGTCAGGGGGAGCCCTCGTTGA
- a CDS encoding DUF4235 domain-containing protein yields the protein MARRKKQKAPLTWKLLGTGMAVPAGIAVRKLSDTAWYAVRGTQPPKNPAAPGVGWGEALAWAAVSGVAVAAGRLVAARGAAAAYQSLTGKLPPGLNEGSP from the coding sequence GTGGCCCGGAGGAAGAAGCAGAAGGCACCGCTGACCTGGAAGCTGCTGGGCACCGGTATGGCCGTCCCCGCGGGGATCGCCGTCCGGAAGCTCAGCGACACCGCGTGGTACGCCGTGCGCGGAACCCAGCCGCCCAAGAACCCGGCCGCGCCGGGCGTCGGCTGGGGCGAGGCCCTGGCGTGGGCCGCGGTGTCCGGCGTCGCCGTGGCGGCCGGCCGGCTCGTCGCCGCCCGCGGCGCGGCGGCGGCCTACCAGTCGCTGACCGGCAAGCTGCCGCCCGGCCTCAACGAGGGCTCCCCCTGA
- a CDS encoding uracil-DNA glycosylase yields MATDAAGFPVTRSPAGVVRSARSTRDLAVLDARISGCRACPRLVAWREEVACVKRASFRHEEYWGRPVPGLGPADARIAVVGLAPAAHGGNRTGRVFTGDRSGDWIFAALWRAGLANQPTSTHIGDGLQLTDVRVAAAVRCAPPANAPTPEERDTCSPWLARELALLPRLRVAVVLGGFGWTALWPVLAGAGYPLPRPRPAFGHGVEVSLEGPRGPLTLLGSYHVSQQNTFTGKLTEPMLDAVLARATELAATLPGPPPRP; encoded by the coding sequence ATGGCAACCGACGCAGCCGGCTTCCCGGTCACCCGCAGCCCGGCCGGGGTCGTCCGCTCGGCGCGGAGCACCCGCGACCTCGCCGTCCTGGACGCCCGGATCTCCGGCTGCCGTGCCTGCCCGCGCCTGGTGGCCTGGCGGGAGGAGGTCGCCTGCGTCAAGCGGGCCTCCTTCCGGCACGAGGAGTACTGGGGTCGCCCGGTGCCGGGGCTCGGCCCGGCCGACGCCCGGATCGCCGTCGTCGGCCTGGCGCCGGCCGCGCACGGCGGCAACCGCACCGGGCGGGTGTTCACCGGCGACCGCAGCGGGGACTGGATCTTCGCCGCGCTGTGGCGGGCCGGCCTGGCCAACCAGCCGACGTCCACGCACATCGGTGACGGGCTGCAGCTCACCGACGTGCGGGTCGCCGCCGCCGTCCGCTGCGCGCCGCCGGCGAACGCCCCCACGCCGGAGGAGCGGGACACCTGCTCACCGTGGCTGGCGCGCGAGCTGGCGCTGCTGCCGCGGCTGCGGGTCGCCGTCGTCCTCGGCGGGTTCGGCTGGACGGCGCTGTGGCCGGTGCTGGCCGGGGCCGGCTACCCGCTGCCCCGGCCGCGGCCGGCGTTCGGGCACGGCGTCGAGGTGTCGCTGGAGGGGCCCCGCGGGCCGCTGACCCTGCTGGGCAGCTACCACGTCAGCCAGCAGAACACCTTCACCGGCAAGCTCACCGAGCCGATGCTGGACGCCGTCCTCGCCCGGGCCACCGAACTGGCCGCGACCCTGCCGGGACCCCCTCCCCGGCCCTAG
- a CDS encoding NAD(P)/FAD-dependent oxidoreductase, with the protein MAQRPVVLVVGGGYVGLYTALRLQKKLSRGRAEIVVVDPQPHMTYQPFLPEAAAGSVEPRHVVVPLRRTLPRCRVVTGAVTGLSHAEKRARIAPIEGEPYELRYDVLVMAAGSVARTLPIPGLAEHGIGFKNVGEAIYLRNHVLARLDAASSTDDPEVRRRALTFTFVGGGYAGVEAFAELEDMARYAITHYYPRLSTADMRWVLVEAMGRILPEVDLDMAAWTVKQLTARGMDVRLNTRLESVADGCLVKLSDGDEFPSDTLVWTAGTKPNPMLRETDLPVDERGRVACEPTLQVRGVEDAWSAGDLAAVPDLTKETPGATTAPNAQHAVRQAKRLADNIVATIEGREPEPYRHAYAGSVASLGLHKGVAQVYGVKLKGWPAWFMHRTYHVSRVPTFNRKARVVADWTLAAVFRREVISLGQLQDPRREFVQAANTGRTGSLPPPSAEDKAQSGTMRAS; encoded by the coding sequence ATGGCGCAACGACCCGTGGTCCTCGTCGTCGGCGGCGGCTACGTCGGCCTCTACACCGCCCTGCGGCTGCAGAAGAAGTTGTCCCGGGGGCGAGCAGAGATCGTCGTCGTGGACCCGCAGCCGCACATGACCTACCAGCCCTTCCTGCCCGAGGCCGCGGCCGGCTCGGTGGAGCCGCGGCACGTCGTGGTGCCGCTGCGCCGGACGCTGCCGCGCTGCCGCGTGGTCACCGGGGCCGTCACCGGCCTGAGCCACGCCGAGAAGCGGGCGCGGATCGCCCCCATCGAGGGCGAGCCCTACGAGCTCCGCTACGACGTCCTGGTGATGGCCGCGGGGTCGGTGGCCCGCACGCTGCCCATCCCCGGGCTGGCCGAGCACGGCATCGGGTTCAAGAACGTCGGCGAGGCCATCTACCTGCGCAACCACGTGCTGGCCCGGTTGGACGCGGCCAGCTCGACCGACGACCCGGAGGTCCGCCGCCGCGCGCTGACCTTCACCTTCGTCGGCGGCGGCTACGCCGGCGTGGAGGCCTTCGCCGAGCTCGAGGACATGGCCCGCTACGCGATCACCCACTACTACCCGCGGCTCTCGACGGCCGACATGCGCTGGGTGCTGGTCGAGGCGATGGGCCGGATCCTGCCCGAGGTGGACCTGGACATGGCCGCCTGGACGGTCAAGCAGCTCACCGCGCGCGGCATGGACGTGCGGCTCAACACCAGGCTGGAGTCGGTCGCCGACGGCTGCCTGGTGAAGCTCTCCGACGGCGACGAGTTCCCCAGTGACACCCTGGTGTGGACGGCGGGCACGAAGCCCAACCCGATGCTGAGGGAGACCGACCTGCCCGTGGACGAGCGCGGGCGGGTCGCCTGTGAGCCCACCCTGCAGGTGCGCGGGGTGGAGGACGCGTGGTCGGCCGGTGACCTCGCCGCCGTCCCGGACCTCACCAAGGAGACCCCCGGCGCGACCACGGCGCCCAACGCGCAGCACGCCGTGCGGCAGGCGAAGCGGCTGGCCGACAACATCGTGGCGACGATCGAGGGCCGCGAGCCGGAGCCCTACCGGCACGCCTACGCCGGCTCGGTGGCCAGCCTGGGCCTGCACAAGGGCGTCGCGCAGGTCTACGGCGTCAAGCTCAAGGGCTGGCCGGCGTGGTTCATGCACCGCACGTACCACGTCAGCCGAGTGCCCACCTTCAACCGCAAGGCACGGGTGGTCGCCGACTGGACGCTGGCCGCGGTGTTCCGCCGCGAGGTCATCTCGCTGGGCCAGCTGCAGGACCCGCGCCGCGAGTTCGTCCAGGCAGCGAACACCGGCCGGACCGGCTCGCTGCCGCCGCCCTCCGCGGAGGACAAGGCCCAGTCGGGCACCATGAGGGCGAGCTGA
- a CDS encoding M28 family peptidase yields the protein MTRTDSRRARMVALGAAGAMALAGTAAVAAPAAAAPGAAQACEKRANDTVAELTDCVTLDGVMEHLEAFQAIADTPENAGTRASGTPGYTASADYVQERLEAAGWTVTRQQFEFPFFQQSSSAFAQVSPDAAPYTEGTDYAVMTYSGSGDVTATAQAVDIAVPPPTAANSTTSGCEAADFEGFTRGNIALVQRGTCPFGQKVTNAQAAGASAVVVFNEGQEGRTDVVQGTLGAPGATIPAIGVPYALGSTLDGDTLRVAVEAVSEFRDTENVIAELPGSTTDNVVMAGAHLDSVAAGPGINDNGSGSAALVEVAENMAEVDLPNTVRFAWWGAEELGLLGSNHYVASLSPEQREDIGLYLNFDMVGSPNFARFIYDGDLSAFPAPEGVPVPEGSDQIEYVFEDFYEEQELFYEGTEFSGRSDYQAFIQAGIPSGGLFTGAEGIKQPYQAEAYGGEAGVAYDPNYHQVGDDIANLDPEALDQNSDAIAYAVLTLGYDTQRVNGMIGKPVPGGTFEGDPAAREYRLSAAQANGGGGLHAGHDHEHVGEEV from the coding sequence ATGACCCGAACCGACTCCCGCCGGGCACGGATGGTGGCGCTGGGCGCCGCCGGCGCGATGGCCCTGGCGGGCACCGCGGCAGTTGCCGCGCCGGCCGCCGCCGCCCCGGGCGCCGCGCAGGCGTGCGAGAAGCGGGCCAACGACACCGTCGCCGAGCTGACCGACTGCGTGACCCTGGACGGGGTCATGGAGCACCTCGAGGCGTTCCAGGCCATCGCGGACACCCCCGAGAACGCCGGCACCCGGGCGTCCGGGACCCCCGGCTACACCGCCTCGGCCGACTACGTGCAGGAGCGACTCGAGGCCGCGGGCTGGACGGTCACCCGGCAGCAGTTCGAGTTCCCGTTCTTCCAGCAGAGCAGCAGTGCCTTCGCCCAGGTCTCCCCGGATGCAGCCCCGTACACCGAGGGCACCGACTACGCCGTGATGACCTACTCGGGATCCGGTGATGTCACCGCGACCGCCCAGGCGGTCGACATCGCCGTGCCACCGCCGACAGCGGCCAACAGCACCACCAGCGGCTGTGAGGCCGCCGACTTCGAGGGCTTCACCCGCGGCAACATCGCGCTGGTCCAGCGCGGTACCTGCCCCTTCGGCCAGAAGGTCACCAACGCCCAGGCCGCCGGCGCCTCGGCGGTCGTGGTGTTCAACGAGGGCCAGGAGGGTCGCACCGACGTGGTGCAGGGCACGCTCGGCGCGCCCGGGGCCACCATCCCGGCGATCGGCGTCCCGTACGCCCTCGGGTCGACCCTCGACGGTGACACCCTGCGCGTCGCCGTGGAGGCCGTGAGCGAGTTCCGGGACACCGAGAACGTCATCGCCGAGCTGCCCGGGAGCACCACGGACAACGTGGTGATGGCCGGCGCCCACCTCGACTCGGTCGCCGCGGGCCCGGGGATCAACGACAACGGCAGCGGTAGCGCCGCCCTGGTCGAGGTCGCCGAGAACATGGCGGAGGTGGACCTGCCCAACACCGTGCGGTTCGCGTGGTGGGGTGCCGAGGAGCTCGGCCTGCTCGGGTCGAACCACTACGTGGCGTCGCTGAGCCCCGAGCAGCGCGAGGACATCGGGCTGTACCTGAACTTCGACATGGTCGGCTCGCCGAACTTCGCCCGGTTCATCTACGACGGCGACCTGTCGGCCTTCCCGGCCCCCGAGGGCGTGCCGGTGCCGGAGGGCTCGGACCAGATCGAGTACGTGTTCGAGGACTTCTACGAGGAGCAGGAGCTCTTCTACGAGGGCACCGAGTTCAGCGGCCGCAGTGACTACCAGGCCTTCATCCAGGCCGGCATCCCGTCCGGTGGTCTGTTCACGGGCGCCGAGGGCATCAAGCAGCCCTACCAGGCGGAGGCCTACGGCGGGGAGGCCGGCGTCGCGTACGACCCGAACTACCACCAGGTCGGTGACGACATCGCCAACCTCGACCCCGAGGCGCTGGACCAGAACTCCGACGCCATCGCCTACGCGGTGCTGACGCTGGGCTACGACACCCAGCGGGTCAACGGGATGATCGGCAAGCCCGTGCCGGGCGGCACGTTCGAGGGCGACCCCGCAGCCCGCGAGTACCGGCTCTCGGCCGCGCAGGCCAACGGTGGCGGCGGACTGCACGCCGGGCACGATCACGAGCACGTCGGCGAGGAGGTCTGA
- a CDS encoding Bax inhibitor-1/YccA family protein has translation MPSSNPVFGRGLQNTGPGYGQQSTPWGGAPQYGAPPYGAPQYGYGTQDPYAAQSPYAPPTTRYMTMDDVVQKTGLSFLVTVVSAAVTWALLPQALAFGLALPAVLVALVLGLVIAFKQIANPVATLSYGALYGIALGAISEAFNAIYPGIVMQALVGTFGVFAGMLVVYKTGAIRVTPKLTRWIVGAMFGVLALVLVNLVAGFFIPGGLGLRDGGTLSIIFSLVVIGVAAFSLLLDFDMADEAIRRGAPAKFAWYIAFGLLITVVWLYLEILRLLSYFQND, from the coding sequence ATGCCCAGCTCCAACCCGGTCTTCGGCCGGGGCCTCCAGAACACGGGTCCTGGCTACGGCCAGCAGTCCACCCCGTGGGGCGGTGCGCCCCAGTACGGCGCTCCGCCGTACGGCGCCCCGCAGTACGGCTACGGGACGCAGGACCCGTACGCCGCGCAGTCGCCGTACGCGCCGCCGACCACCCGCTACATGACGATGGACGACGTCGTCCAGAAGACGGGCCTCTCGTTCCTGGTCACCGTCGTCTCGGCCGCCGTCACCTGGGCGCTGCTCCCGCAGGCGCTGGCGTTCGGACTGGCCCTGCCCGCGGTCCTCGTGGCCCTGGTGCTCGGCCTGGTGATCGCGTTCAAGCAGATCGCCAACCCGGTCGCCACGCTGTCCTACGGCGCGCTGTACGGCATCGCACTCGGTGCCATCAGCGAGGCGTTCAACGCGATCTACCCCGGCATCGTGATGCAGGCGCTGGTCGGCACCTTCGGTGTCTTCGCCGGCATGCTCGTCGTCTACAAGACCGGCGCCATCCGGGTCACCCCCAAGCTGACCCGCTGGATCGTCGGCGCGATGTTCGGTGTCCTGGCACTGGTCCTGGTCAACCTGGTGGCCGGCTTCTTCATCCCCGGCGGCCTGGGCCTGCGTGACGGCGGCACCCTGTCGATCATCTTCAGCCTCGTCGTGATCGGTGTGGCGGCGTTCTCGCTGCTGCTCGACTTCGACATGGCCGACGAGGCGATCCGGCGCGGTGCCCCCGCGAAGTTCGCCTGGTACATCGCCTTCGGCCTGCTCATCACGGTCGTCTGGCTGTACCTGGAGATCCTGCGGCTGCTGTCCTACTTCCAGAACGACTGA
- a CDS encoding acetyl-CoA C-acetyltransferase translates to MPEAVIVATARSPIGRAFKGSLKDLRPDDLTATIVRAALDKVPALDPTDIDDLILGCGLPGGEQGHNMGRVVSVLLGMDHLPGATITRYCSSSLQTTRMAMHAIKAGEGDVFLSAGVEMVSRFVKGNSDSLPDTQNPAFANAQARVAKTAESGADSWTDPRDNGEVPDIYVAMGQTAENLALFKDVSREEMDEFAVRSQNLAEQATADGFWEREITPVTTPDGTVVTKDDSPRAGTTLEGISGLKPVFRPDGRVTAGNACPLNDGAAAVVVMSDTKARDLGLTPLARIVSTAVTGLSPEIMGYGPVDASKLALQRAGMSIGDIDLVEINEAFAAQVIPSYRDLGIDIDKLNVHGGAIAVGHPFGMTGARITGTLINGLQTRDATFGLETMCVGGGMGMAMVLERLS, encoded by the coding sequence ATGCCCGAAGCCGTCATCGTCGCGACCGCGCGCTCCCCCATCGGCCGCGCGTTCAAGGGCTCGCTCAAGGACCTGCGGCCCGACGACCTCACCGCGACCATCGTGCGCGCGGCCCTCGACAAGGTGCCCGCGCTCGACCCCACCGACATCGACGACCTGATCCTCGGCTGCGGCCTCCCCGGCGGGGAGCAGGGCCACAACATGGGCCGCGTCGTCAGCGTCCTGCTCGGCATGGACCACCTGCCGGGGGCGACGATCACCCGCTACTGCTCGTCGTCGCTGCAGACCACCCGCATGGCCATGCACGCCATCAAGGCCGGCGAGGGCGACGTCTTCCTCTCCGCGGGCGTCGAGATGGTGTCCCGGTTCGTGAAGGGCAACAGCGACTCGCTGCCCGACACCCAGAACCCCGCGTTCGCCAACGCGCAGGCCCGGGTCGCCAAGACCGCCGAGAGCGGCGCGGACTCGTGGACCGACCCCCGGGACAACGGCGAGGTCCCGGACATCTACGTCGCCATGGGACAGACCGCGGAGAACCTGGCGCTGTTCAAGGACGTCTCCCGCGAGGAGATGGACGAGTTCGCCGTCCGCAGCCAGAACCTGGCCGAGCAGGCCACCGCCGACGGCTTCTGGGAGCGGGAGATCACCCCGGTCACCACGCCCGACGGCACGGTGGTCACCAAGGACGACAGCCCGCGCGCCGGCACCACGCTGGAGGGCATCTCCGGCCTCAAGCCGGTCTTCCGCCCCGACGGCCGGGTCACCGCGGGCAACGCCTGCCCGCTCAACGACGGCGCCGCCGCGGTCGTCGTCATGAGCGACACCAAGGCCCGCGACCTCGGGCTGACCCCGCTGGCGCGCATCGTGTCGACCGCGGTCACCGGACTCTCGCCCGAGATCATGGGCTACGGGCCGGTCGACGCCTCCAAGCTCGCGCTGCAGCGGGCCGGGATGAGCATCGGTGACATCGACCTGGTCGAGATCAACGAGGCCTTCGCCGCACAGGTCATCCCGAGCTACCGGGACCTGGGCATCGACATCGACAAGCTGAACGTGCACGGCGGGGCGATCGCCGTCGGGCACCCGTTCGGCATGACCGGCGCCCGCATCACCGGCACGCTGATCAACGGCCTGCAGACCCGGGACGCCACCTTCGGCCTGGAGACGATGTGCGTCGGCGGCGGCATGGGCATGGCGATGGTCCTCGAGCGCCTGTCCTGA
- a CDS encoding SGNH/GDSL hydrolase family protein, with protein sequence MTRATTAWRLATGAAYGGGGLSLAGAGVLALLRQQARSARRHVESRTVKVAPPPGDGVYGRGRGRPIVLAVLGDSTAAGLGVDRAAQTPGVLLAAALAELAERPVRLVRLAVSGARSWQLGEQVDKALLERPDVALIMIGGNDVTSRTAPEVSVRHLRDAVGRLTEAGTQVVVGTCPDLGTVRPIGRPLRWLARRWSRQLAAAQTIAVVEAGGRTVSLGSVLGPSFAEDQDLFSVDEFHPSAAGYAAAAAVLLPSIADALGVWPAAADRGLRNLRRDTVRPVATAAARAAGRTGTEVQATAVRGSDTGPRGPWARLRRRRPPDLPTPEQAERAAEATPLA encoded by the coding sequence GTGACTCGAGCGACCACGGCATGGCGGCTGGCCACGGGGGCCGCCTACGGCGGCGGCGGGCTGAGCCTGGCCGGGGCCGGGGTGCTCGCCCTCCTCCGCCAGCAGGCCCGGTCGGCCCGGCGCCACGTGGAGTCGCGCACGGTCAAGGTCGCCCCGCCCCCTGGTGACGGGGTGTACGGCCGCGGGCGCGGCCGGCCGATCGTCCTCGCCGTCCTCGGTGACTCCACCGCGGCCGGCCTCGGCGTCGACCGCGCCGCCCAGACCCCCGGGGTGCTGCTCGCCGCGGCGCTGGCCGAGCTGGCCGAGCGCCCCGTCCGGCTGGTGCGGCTCGCGGTGTCCGGCGCCCGGTCCTGGCAGCTCGGCGAGCAGGTCGACAAGGCCCTCCTGGAGCGCCCCGACGTCGCACTCATCATGATCGGCGGGAACGACGTCACCAGCCGCACGGCGCCCGAGGTCTCCGTCCGGCACCTGCGCGACGCCGTCGGCCGGCTCACCGAGGCCGGCACGCAGGTCGTCGTCGGCACCTGCCCGGACCTCGGCACCGTGCGTCCGATCGGCCGGCCGCTGCGCTGGCTGGCCCGCCGGTGGAGCCGGCAGCTGGCCGCCGCCCAGACCATCGCGGTCGTCGAGGCCGGCGGGCGCACCGTGTCGCTGGGATCGGTGCTCGGACCGTCGTTCGCCGAGGACCAGGACCTGTTCAGCGTCGACGAGTTCCACCCCAGCGCCGCCGGTTACGCCGCCGCGGCAGCCGTCCTGCTGCCCTCGATCGCCGATGCGCTCGGTGTCTGGCCGGCCGCGGCCGACCGGGGGCTGCGCAACCTGCGCCGCGACACCGTCCGTCCGGTCGCGACGGCCGCCGCCCGGGCCGCCGGCCGGACCGGCACCGAGGTCCAGGCCACCGCGGTCCGCGGCTCGGACACCGGTCCGCGGGGCCCGTGGGCCCGGCTGCGCCGCCGCCGGCCGCCGGACCTGCCGACGCCGGAGCAGGCCGAGCGCGCCGCGGAGGCGACACCGCTCGCCTGA
- a CDS encoding DUF2252 domain-containing protein: MAESPVGVTHGDRAQQIVGVLVDAFSELMTADADAFRTKFRKMAADPFAFYRGSACLFYADMAELPDRWCDERTGRVWIQGDLHAENFGTYMDGAGRIVFDVNDFDEAYVGHVSWDLRRFAASFALLSWRKAFGDEVISDLLRGYLTAYLDQVAAFTRLDDDKTFALVKENTEGAVHDAILRTTAHTRQGLLDRMTVVENHERRFADGPRSRRLADREREEVLAALGRWKQTVHPPRRRRDVTYDVKDVIGTGGFGIGSAGLPAYNVLIEGYDQALENDVVLSLKQGNVPAPSRIVRDADIRASFEHEGHRTAISQRALQANASQFLGHTEIGGVGFVVQELSPYETDLDWEDLTEPEQIAPVMLQLGRATAKVHCVGDADSDHTLVPFQTEEAITAMVGDRREEFVDDLVAFAHDYARRTQDDFRLFVDAFRAGRIPGISSSGSHPVSQASSGGALRAREG, translated from the coding sequence GTGGCCGAATCCCCCGTAGGGGTCACTCACGGTGACCGCGCCCAGCAGATCGTCGGCGTGCTCGTCGACGCCTTCTCCGAGCTCATGACCGCCGACGCGGACGCGTTCCGCACCAAGTTCCGCAAGATGGCGGCCGACCCGTTCGCCTTCTACCGGGGCTCCGCCTGCCTCTTCTACGCCGACATGGCGGAGCTGCCGGACCGCTGGTGCGACGAGCGCACCGGCCGGGTGTGGATCCAGGGCGACCTGCACGCGGAGAACTTCGGCACCTACATGGACGGCGCGGGGCGGATCGTCTTCGATGTCAACGACTTCGACGAGGCCTACGTCGGGCACGTCAGCTGGGACCTGCGCCGGTTCGCGGCCAGCTTCGCGCTGCTGTCCTGGCGCAAGGCCTTCGGCGACGAGGTCATCTCCGACCTGCTGCGGGGCTACCTCACCGCCTACCTCGACCAGGTGGCGGCGTTCACCCGCCTCGACGACGACAAGACCTTCGCCCTCGTCAAGGAGAACACCGAGGGCGCGGTGCACGACGCGATCCTGCGGACGACGGCGCACACCCGCCAGGGCCTGCTGGACCGGATGACCGTCGTCGAGAACCACGAGCGGCGCTTCGCCGACGGCCCGCGCAGCCGCCGGCTGGCCGACCGGGAGCGCGAGGAGGTGCTCGCCGCCCTCGGCCGCTGGAAGCAGACGGTGCACCCGCCGCGCCGGCGCCGCGACGTGACCTACGACGTCAAGGACGTCATCGGGACCGGCGGCTTCGGCATCGGCAGCGCCGGGCTGCCCGCCTACAACGTGCTCATCGAGGGCTACGACCAGGCGCTGGAGAACGACGTCGTCCTCTCCCTCAAGCAGGGCAACGTGCCCGCGCCCAGCCGGATCGTGCGGGACGCCGACATCCGGGCGTCCTTCGAGCACGAGGGCCACCGCACGGCGATCTCCCAGCGCGCCCTGCAGGCCAACGCCTCCCAGTTCCTCGGCCACACCGAGATCGGCGGCGTCGGTTTCGTCGTCCAGGAGCTCTCGCCCTACGAGACGGACCTGGACTGGGAGGACCTCACCGAGCCGGAGCAGATCGCCCCGGTGATGCTCCAGCTGGGGCGGGCCACGGCGAAGGTGCACTGCGTCGGCGACGCCGACAGCGACCACACCCTGGTGCCGTTCCAGACCGAGGAGGCGATCACCGCGATGGTCGGGGACCGGCGCGAGGAGTTCGTCGACGACCTGGTCGCCTTCGCGCACGACTACGCCCGCCGCACGCAGGACGACTTCCGGCTGTTCGTGGACGCCTTCCGCGCCGGGCGGATCCCGGGGATCAGCTCGAGCGGGTCGCACCCGGTGTCTCAGGCCTCGTCCGGAGGCGCGCTGCGAGCTCGGGAGGGTTGA
- a CDS encoding GNAT family N-acetyltransferase has protein sequence MTGQATPVTVEEVAAHVTHDLRRAVLRPGGGDVVWPGDDDPATFHLAARNAAGRVVGVVRFSPAPCPWRPEARAPWQLRGMATEPAVRGSGAGRALLAEGLARVAARGADLVWCDARTTAARFYERAGFTVVTGEYDKPGIGPHVGMVEDLAPLNPPELAARLRTRPETPGATRSS, from the coding sequence GTGACCGGCCAGGCGACCCCCGTCACCGTCGAGGAGGTCGCGGCCCACGTCACCCATGACCTGCGGCGCGCGGTCCTCCGGCCCGGTGGTGGGGACGTCGTCTGGCCGGGCGACGACGACCCGGCGACCTTCCACCTGGCCGCCCGGAACGCAGCGGGCAGGGTCGTCGGCGTCGTCCGCTTCTCGCCCGCACCCTGCCCCTGGCGCCCGGAGGCACGAGCCCCCTGGCAGCTGCGCGGGATGGCGACCGAGCCCGCCGTGCGCGGGTCCGGGGCCGGCCGGGCACTGCTGGCCGAGGGGCTGGCCCGGGTCGCGGCTCGCGGCGCCGACCTGGTCTGGTGCGACGCCCGCACGACCGCGGCCCGGTTCTACGAGCGGGCCGGCTTCACCGTGGTCACCGGCGAGTACGACAAGCCGGGCATCGGCCCGCACGTCGGCATGGTGGAGGACCTCGCCCCCCTCAACCCTCCCGAGCTCGCAGCGCGCCTCCGGACGAGGCCTGAGACACCGGGTGCGACCCGCTCGAGCTGA